One part of the Coturnix japonica isolate 7356 chromosome 24, Coturnix japonica 2.1, whole genome shotgun sequence genome encodes these proteins:
- the ACAD8 gene encoding isobutyryl-CoA dehydrogenase, mitochondrial, which produces MQKKRPCPVLASFSVQCGQPHPTTTTPGCRRAVAASRTAMAWRAARSRVMTPLLLRQRGIASCIDPSVGLTEEQKGFQKVALDFAANEMAPHMAEWDEKEIFPVETMRKAAQLGFGGIYVKPDVGGSGLSRLDTSIIFEALSTGCTSTTAYISIHNMCAWMIDTFGNEEQRHRFCPSLCSMEKFASYCLTEPGSGSDAASLLTSAKRKGDTYVLNGSKAFISGGGDTDVYVVMCRTGGPGPKGISCVVLEKGTPGLSFGKKEKKVGWNSQPTRAVIFEDCIVPVGNRLGAEGQGFNIAMKGLNGGRINIASCSLGAAHASVLLAQEHLTVRKQFGEPLANNQYLQFRLAEMATRLVAARLMVRNAARALQDGREDAAVLCSMAKLFATDECFAICNQALQMHGGYGYLKDYAVQQFVRDIRVHQILEGTNEVMRMIVARNLLQG; this is translated from the exons atgcaaaaaaaaaggcccTGCCCGGTGCTCGCCTCCTTCAGCGTCCAATGCGGGCAGCCCCATCCGACGACTACAACTCCCGGCTGCCGTCGCGCTGTCGCCGCCTCCCGCACCGCCATGGCGTGGAGAGCGGCCCGGAGCCGCGTTATGACCCCGCTGCTGCTGCGGCAACGCGGCATCGCCTCCTGCATCGACC CATCTGTGGGTCTGACAGAGGAGCAGAAGGGATTCCAAAAAGTGGCCCTTGATTTTGCTGCCAACGAGATGGCTCCTCATATGGCTGAGTGGGACGAAAAG GAAATATTCCCAGTGGAAACAATGCGCAAGGCAGCCCAGCTGGGATTTGGTGGCATCTATGTGAAGCCAGATGTGGGTGGCTCCGGATTGTCACGTCTCGATACCTCCATCATCTTCGAAGCCTTATCGACGGGATGTACCAGCACCACTGCTTACATCAGCATCCACAA CATGTGTGCTTGGATGATCGACACCTTTGGCAATGAGGAACAGAGGCACAGGTTCTGCCCATCGCTCTGTAGCATGGAAAAATTTGCTTCTTACTGCCTTACTGAGCCAG GAAGTGGAAGTGATGCGGCTTCCCTGCTGACCTCAGCTAAGAGGAAAGGGGACACCTATGTCTTGAATGGCTCCAAG GCTTTCATCAGTGGAGGAGGTGACACGGATGTATACGTTGTTATGTGTCGCACAGGAGGCCCAGGCCCTAAGGGCATCTCCTGTGTGGTGCTGGAGAAGGGGACACCAGGTCTCAGCTTCggcaagaaagagaagaag GTGGGGTGGAACTCCCAGCCAACTCGAGCTGTGATTTTTGAGGACTGTATTGTTCCTGTTGGCAACCGGCTGGGAGCTGAAGGGCAGGGCTTCAACATTGCCATGAAGGGGCTGAATGGAGGCAGGATAAACATTG CTTCTTGCTCATTAGGAGCTGCTCACGCCTCCGTTCTCCTGGCTCAGGAACATCTCACTGTCCGCAAACAGTTTGGGGAACCCCTAGCAAACAACCAG TACCTGCAGTTCAGGCTGGCAGAGATGGCGACGCGCCTGGTGGCAGCGCGGCTCATGGTGCGCAATGCTGCACGGGCTCTGCAGGATGGAAGGGAAGATGCAGCCGTGCTGTGCTCCATGGCCAAGCTGTTTGCAACCGATGAGTGCTTTGCG ATCTGTAACCAGGCTCTGCAGATGCACGGGGGCTATGGCTACCTGAAGGATTACGCAGTGCAGCAGTTTGTGCGAGACATCAGAGTCCACCAGATCCTGGAAG GTACCAATGAGGTGATGAGGATGATTGTGGCCAGGAACCTGTTACAGGGGTGA
- the THYN1 gene encoding thymocyte nuclear protein 1, translated as MPWPSRKRDKGAVADKKEPDAKIAKTEEEPEDKEEEETSTKPPAGGSKSGWKNWKKAKESDSGGEESKITYCHWLLKSEPESRLEKGVDVKFSIEDLKAQPNQTTFWEGVRNYQARNFLRAMKLGQQAFFYHSNCKEPGIVGIVKIVKEAYPDHTQFDQKDPHYDSSSRKENPKWSMVDVQFVRMTKRFIPLSEIKTHHLAHKADGGPLKDMMLFSRQRLSVQPLTQEEFDFVLSLEEEKPH; from the exons ATGCCCTGGCCGAGCAGAAAGAGGGACAAAGGAGCAGTAGCAG ATAAAAAGGAGCCTGATGCTAAAATCGCCAAGACTGAGGAGGAGCCTGAAGataaggaggaagaggaaacgTCCACGAAACCTCCAGCTGGGGGCTCCAAGTCAGGAtggaagaactggaaaaaggcaaaagaatcTGATTCAGGTGGAGAGGAAAGCAAGATAACATACTGCCATTGGCTTCTGAAATCGGAGCCAGAGAGCAGGCTTGAGAAGGGAGTGGATGTGAAA TTCAGCATTGAAGACTTGAAGGCTCAGCCCAATCAGACAACCTTTTGGGAAGGAGTAAGAAACTACCAG GCAAGGAACTTCCTGAGAGCCATGAAACTTGGGCAGCAGGCATTCTTCTATCACAGTAACTGCAAAGAGCCTGGCATCGTTGGCATTGTCAAG ATTGTAAAGGAAGCATACCCTGATCACACACAGTTCGATCAGAAGGATCCTCATTATGATTCCTCCAGCAGAAAAGAGAACCCCAAATGGTCCATG GTGGATGTCCAGTTTGTGCGGATGACAAAACGTTTCATCCCCCTTTCTGAAATCAAGACTCACCACCTGGCCCACAAAGCAGATGGGGGGCCCCTAAAGGACATGATGCTCTTCTCAAGACAACGTCTTTCTGTCCAACCACTGACACAAG